A genomic window from Cytobacillus suaedae includes:
- a CDS encoding SET domain-containing protein-lysine N-methyltransferase encodes MLEIKTSPLTDGEFNRGVFATRDFKKGELIHVAPVIPYPNEQHILIEHTVLADYVYEYGINHSAIVLGYGMLFNHSYEPNANYEIKFEDHTFRYYAYKDIKAGEEVLINYNGDVDEMDPLWFNKKEEEE; translated from the coding sequence ATGCTAGAAATTAAAACATCTCCACTGACTGATGGAGAATTCAATAGAGGTGTCTTTGCAACACGTGATTTCAAAAAGGGTGAATTAATTCACGTAGCACCTGTTATTCCCTATCCAAATGAACAACACATTCTGATTGAACATACCGTTCTTGCAGATTATGTATATGAATATGGAATCAACCATTCTGCGATCGTCCTTGGATACGGAATGCTTTTTAATCACTCTTATGAGCCAAATGCTAACTATGAGATTAAATTTGAAGATCACACATTTCGCTATTATGCTTACAAGGATATTAAAGCAGGCGAAGAAGTTCTGATTAACTACAACGGTGATGTAGATGAAATGGATCCTCTTTGGTTTAACAAAAAAGAAGAAGAAGAGTAA
- a CDS encoding ABC transporter ATP-binding protein yields MFIQLSDINFRYRNADKLTLQNISLSIKKGELVSILGKSGSGKSTILRIIAGLEVPSSGSLIVGDKTLVSETCFVQPEKRGIGLVFQDYALFPHLTVADNVKFGLRKMSRKQKQQRLDEVLQLVDLVEYEKRYPYELSGGQQQRVALARALAPNPSLIMFDEPFSNLDRDLQLQIREDLRSIIKKANITSIFVTHDQSDAAALADRIVVMDEGQITRIGSCQEILGESSVYA; encoded by the coding sequence ATGTTTATTCAACTAAGTGATATTAACTTCCGATATCGGAATGCGGATAAATTAACATTGCAGAATATAAGTCTTTCTATAAAAAAAGGAGAGCTTGTGTCTATCCTTGGAAAAAGTGGAAGTGGAAAAAGTACAATTCTTCGGATTATTGCAGGGCTTGAAGTACCAAGTAGTGGTTCACTCATCGTTGGTGATAAAACACTTGTAAGTGAAACCTGTTTTGTTCAGCCTGAAAAACGAGGAATTGGCTTGGTTTTTCAAGACTATGCCCTATTCCCACACCTAACTGTGGCTGATAATGTAAAGTTTGGGCTGCGAAAAATGAGCAGAAAGCAAAAGCAGCAACGTTTAGATGAAGTGCTTCAGTTAGTAGACCTCGTCGAGTATGAAAAAAGATATCCCTATGAGCTTAGCGGTGGTCAACAGCAGCGTGTAGCACTGGCACGTGCACTCGCTCCTAACCCATCCCTCATTATGTTTGATGAGCCTTTTAGTAATCTTGATAGGGATTTACAACTACAAATCCGTGAAGACTTACGCTCAATTATAAAAAAAGCCAACATCACCTCGATCTTCGTCACTCATGACCAATCTGATGCAGCTGCATTAGCAGACCGAATTGTAGTGATGGATGAAGGACAAATCACACGAATTGGGTCCTGCCAAGAAATTCTGGGAGAATCCAGCGTGTATGCTTAA
- a CDS encoding iron ABC transporter permease: MRNFKIHYNNWAVLSLLFAAILLLPTLTIGLKLFTKPNENWYHIQEFLLADYIQNTLILIVFTGILSVLIGVSLAWIVSVYDFPFKRFFKWGLILPLAIPPYIGAYTYNGLLNYTGVIQSTLRNSFGLKLDQKYFDIMTMHGTIFIFTIFLFPYVYIITKAFLENQSASLIENARLLGSNSFGVFFRVVLPLSRTAIIGGVSLVILEVLNDYGVVKYFGVQTFSTAIFQAWFGMGDLDSAIKLAGVLMTIVVLVLVFEKMMRGRKNYHFTTTKIRPIQPYVLPKWRGWVLFGYAFTIFTIGFLIPLAQLIYWLFMTYERIVSADFLLLVWNSVSVAFISSSIIIIVALVIANFSRLSQGPVAKVISRLTVLGYSLPGTIIAIGVLTVFIALDKNLFGFYEWLGLKPTLLLSLSIAMLLFAYVIRFLAIGFNSIEAGFDKVGTSFTEASRMLGNNITRSFFKVDLRMIKGAVLGGFLLVFIDILKELPLTLLLQPFNFYTLATKAFQYANDEMIQEAALASLLIILVSSLSIVFFHRIFEKEAR, from the coding sequence ATACGTAATTTTAAAATTCATTATAATAACTGGGCAGTTTTAAGCCTACTATTTGCCGCCATTCTACTTTTACCTACTTTAACTATAGGTTTAAAACTTTTTACTAAACCAAACGAAAACTGGTATCATATTCAAGAATTTCTTTTAGCTGATTATATCCAAAACACCCTTATTCTTATTGTCTTTACTGGCATCCTTTCTGTTTTGATTGGAGTTAGCTTAGCTTGGATTGTCTCTGTTTACGATTTTCCATTTAAAAGGTTTTTTAAGTGGGGGTTAATTTTACCATTAGCCATCCCTCCCTATATCGGAGCATATACTTACAATGGTTTGTTGAATTATACGGGGGTGATTCAATCAACCCTTCGAAATTCATTTGGTTTAAAACTTGATCAGAAGTATTTTGATATTATGACGATGCATGGCACCATTTTCATCTTCACTATATTTCTCTTTCCTTATGTATACATTATCACGAAAGCTTTCTTGGAAAATCAGTCCGCTTCACTGATTGAAAATGCAAGATTACTAGGAAGCAACTCTTTCGGGGTATTTTTCCGGGTTGTCTTACCATTGTCGAGAACAGCTATTATCGGTGGGGTTAGCTTAGTAATTTTAGAAGTTTTAAACGATTATGGAGTTGTAAAGTATTTCGGTGTACAGACCTTCAGTACAGCCATTTTCCAGGCGTGGTTTGGCATGGGTGACCTTGACTCTGCTATTAAACTGGCCGGAGTCTTAATGACCATTGTCGTTCTCGTATTAGTGTTCGAAAAGATGATGAGAGGTCGAAAAAATTACCATTTTACAACGACAAAAATACGGCCTATTCAACCATATGTGTTGCCGAAGTGGAGAGGTTGGGTTTTATTCGGTTATGCATTTACCATTTTCACCATTGGTTTTTTAATCCCATTGGCTCAACTTATCTATTGGTTGTTTATGACTTATGAAAGAATAGTTAGTGCTGACTTCTTGCTACTTGTCTGGAACTCAGTGTCTGTTGCATTTATATCTTCTTCGATTATTATTATTGTCGCATTAGTAATTGCAAACTTTAGTAGGCTTTCTCAAGGCCCCGTAGCAAAGGTGATTTCAAGGCTAACTGTACTTGGCTATTCACTACCAGGGACAATAATTGCAATTGGGGTTTTAACAGTGTTCATTGCATTAGATAAAAATCTTTTTGGATTTTACGAATGGCTCGGATTAAAACCTACTCTCCTACTTAGTCTAAGTATCGCTATGCTGTTATTTGCCTATGTGATTCGATTTTTGGCGATTGGCTTCAATTCGATCGAGGCTGGTTTTGATAAAGTCGGGACCTCCTTCACAGAGGCATCAAGAATGCTAGGGAACAACATCACTCGGTCCTTTTTCAAGGTTGATCTTAGAATGATCAAGGGTGCTGTGTTGGGTGGATTTTTACTAGTATTTATCGACATTTTAAAAGAATTACCTTTAACACTATTGTTACAACCCTTTAACTTTTATACCCTTGCAACGAAAGCTTTTCAATATGCAAACGATGAAATGATTCAGGAAGCTGCACTTGCTTCCCTATTGATTATCTTAGTTAGTAGTCTATCCATTGTGTTTTTCCACCGAATCTTTGAAAAGGAGGCTAGATAA
- a CDS encoding Fe(3+) ABC transporter substrate-binding protein, whose amino-acid sequence MKKTTLFWAFALILLISLMAGCSSSEETAKKEEEKVQTETKENTAATEEKKEDPGVVNLYTARHYDTDDAIYAAFTEETGIKVNVIKGEGDELMERLSREGEATEGDVFITVDAGNLHRAKEQGLFQPIVSDTVNGNIPEKLRDADNQWVALTQRARVIVYAKDRVNPSDLSTYEALTDAKWQGKILIRSSENIYNQSLLASFLELNGEEMAKEWATGIVANMAREPKGGDTDQIKAVVAGEGDIAISNTYYVGRLINSTNPEDVKVAEQVGVFFPNQDTNGTHVNVSGIGLLKHAKNSENAIKFIEFMTSQEAQGQFAEGNNEYPANPAVEASETLKSWGEFKTQDINMTILGEKNADAVKLYNEAGWK is encoded by the coding sequence ATGAAAAAGACAACACTATTTTGGGCTTTCGCTCTTATTCTGCTGATTAGTTTGATGGCAGGTTGCTCAAGCTCAGAGGAAACAGCAAAGAAAGAAGAAGAAAAAGTACAAACAGAAACAAAGGAAAACACTGCTGCAACTGAAGAAAAGAAAGAAGATCCAGGTGTAGTAAATTTATATACAGCACGTCACTATGACACGGATGATGCAATTTATGCAGCATTCACTGAAGAAACTGGTATTAAAGTAAATGTAATCAAAGGTGAAGGCGATGAATTAATGGAACGTCTATCACGTGAAGGTGAAGCAACTGAAGGAGATGTATTCATTACAGTTGACGCTGGAAATCTTCACAGAGCAAAAGAACAAGGTTTATTCCAACCAATCGTGAGCGACACGGTTAACGGTAATATCCCTGAAAAGCTTCGCGATGCGGATAACCAATGGGTAGCTTTAACACAACGTGCACGTGTAATCGTTTATGCTAAGGACCGTGTAAACCCTAGTGATCTATCAACTTATGAAGCTTTAACAGATGCTAAATGGCAAGGAAAAATCTTAATCCGTTCTTCTGAAAATATCTACAACCAATCATTATTAGCTTCTTTCCTTGAATTAAATGGAGAAGAAATGGCAAAAGAATGGGCTACAGGAATTGTAGCAAACATGGCTCGTGAGCCTAAAGGTGGAGACACTGACCAAATTAAAGCAGTAGTTGCTGGCGAAGGTGATATCGCTATTTCAAATACGTACTATGTTGGTAGATTAATAAACTCTACAAACCCAGAAGATGTTAAAGTTGCTGAGCAAGTAGGAGTATTCTTCCCTAACCAAGATACAAATGGAACACATGTAAACGTAAGTGGTATTGGTTTATTAAAACATGCTAAAAACAGTGAAAACGCTATTAAGTTCATTGAATTTATGACAAGCCAAGAAGCACAAGGTCAATTTGCAGAAGGAAACAATGAGTATCCTGCTAATCCTGCTGTTGAAGCTTCTGAAACATTAAAATCTTGGGGCGAATTCAAAACTCAAGATATTAACATGACTATCCTTGGTGAAAAGAATGCTGATGCAGTTAAGCTTTATAATGAAGCTGGCTGGAAATAA
- a CDS encoding HAD-IA family hydrolase produces MIKAVLFDLDGTLLDRDASVKKFIDGQYDRLIDHVGHIAKDDYISRFIELDARGYVWKDKVYQQMVEECNITNLEWTDLLKDYIEQFKFHCVPFPNLLRMLDSLKEKSLKLGIITNGRGQFQLDNIKALGIEDYFDTILVSEWEGMKKPNVEIFRKALRNLEVDASQAMFIGDHPDNDVKASMAAGLVGVWKRDKQWEEVEADFVVEDLMEVIDILR; encoded by the coding sequence GTGATAAAAGCGGTACTCTTTGACTTAGATGGAACGTTGTTGGATCGAGATGCATCTGTAAAAAAGTTTATAGATGGACAATATGACCGTTTGATAGATCATGTTGGACATATAGCTAAGGATGATTATATTTCTAGATTTATCGAATTGGATGCAAGAGGGTACGTTTGGAAGGATAAAGTCTATCAGCAGATGGTTGAAGAATGTAACATCACAAACCTGGAGTGGACTGATTTATTAAAGGATTATATAGAACAATTTAAGTTTCATTGTGTGCCCTTCCCGAATCTTTTAAGAATGTTAGATAGTTTAAAAGAAAAATCTCTTAAGTTAGGTATCATCACAAATGGTAGAGGACAATTTCAGTTAGATAATATAAAGGCACTTGGCATTGAAGATTACTTTGATACGATTCTTGTGTCTGAATGGGAGGGTATGAAAAAGCCTAACGTGGAGATATTTAGAAAAGCTTTGCGAAATTTAGAAGTTGATGCTAGTCAGGCTATGTTTATTGGAGACCATCCGGATAATGATGTAAAAGCATCTATGGCTGCCGGTTTGGTTGGTGTTTGGAAAAGAGATAAACAATGGGAAGAAGTTGAAGCAGATTTTGTCGTTGAGGACCTTATGGAAGTGATAGATATTTTAAGGTAG
- the pepF gene encoding oligoendopeptidase F → MRKTLIRSEVPVEQTWDLSDLFETEDAWEAELLAIQNEISTVTQYKGRLAENAKTLLDCLKAKDELSERATRVMTFAYLRQSEDGTNPDNQANSARVGSVLSMISASTSFIDSEILELDEETIEAYIKEEQGLADYSKTLSDLLETKPHRLSPDAEEILAAFGEVHDAPYMIYERSKTSDMKFSSFTTSDGVEHPLTFNSFPSYEGSPDTELRRKAYEAFTNTLKQYQHTYAATYATEVKKQVIEAKLRNYESVTDMLLHDQQVTKEMYHNQLDTIQSELAPHMRRYAKLKQRVLGLDKMYYSDLKAPLDPEFEPNISYEESSKVILESLKVMGPEYMEFMEQGINNRWCDLADNVGKRSGAFCSSPYGVHPYILMTWNDSMRNTFTLAHELGHAGHFAMAGRYQTISNTRPSRYFIEAPSTMNEMLLSQHILSQPNDERMRRWVILQSLGTYYHNFVTHVLEGELQRRVYDLAEQGKPITAKLLNEQKLELLSNFWGDAVEMDEGAGLTWMRQPHYYMGLYPYTYSAGLTASTAAAQMIQEEGQPAVDRWLSVLKAGGTLKPLDLMKQAGVDMSTPEPIKKAVSYVGSLIDELEKSY, encoded by the coding sequence ATGAGAAAAACACTAATTCGTTCAGAAGTGCCAGTAGAACAAACATGGGACTTGAGTGATTTGTTTGAAACAGAGGATGCCTGGGAAGCTGAATTACTTGCTATTCAAAATGAAATCTCAACTGTAACTCAATATAAAGGTCGTCTTGCAGAAAATGCTAAGACATTATTAGATTGTTTAAAAGCAAAAGATGAATTAAGTGAACGTGCAACCCGCGTAATGACGTTTGCTTATCTTCGTCAATCAGAAGATGGGACGAATCCTGATAACCAAGCAAACTCAGCACGTGTTGGGTCTGTGCTATCAATGATTAGTGCAAGTACTTCATTTATTGATTCTGAAATTCTTGAACTTGATGAAGAAACAATCGAAGCATACATAAAGGAAGAGCAGGGGTTAGCGGACTACAGTAAAACACTAAGTGATCTACTAGAAACAAAACCACACCGTCTTTCTCCTGATGCTGAGGAAATCTTAGCAGCTTTTGGAGAGGTTCATGATGCACCTTACATGATCTATGAAAGAAGCAAAACATCTGATATGAAGTTTTCATCTTTTACAACTAGTGATGGAGTGGAGCATCCTTTAACATTTAACTCATTCCCTAGCTATGAAGGTTCACCGGATACGGAGCTACGTAGAAAGGCATATGAGGCGTTTACAAATACACTCAAGCAATATCAACATACGTATGCTGCGACTTATGCTACTGAAGTGAAAAAACAAGTGATTGAAGCTAAATTACGAAACTACGAATCTGTTACTGACATGCTTTTACATGATCAACAGGTGACAAAGGAAATGTATCATAATCAATTAGATACGATTCAATCAGAATTGGCACCGCACATGCGTCGTTATGCAAAACTGAAGCAACGTGTATTAGGTCTTGATAAAATGTATTACAGTGATTTAAAAGCTCCACTTGATCCCGAATTTGAGCCTAATATTTCCTATGAAGAATCTTCAAAGGTTATTCTTGAGTCATTAAAAGTAATGGGTCCTGAATATATGGAGTTCATGGAACAAGGAATCAATAACCGTTGGTGCGACCTTGCGGATAATGTAGGGAAAAGATCAGGTGCATTCTGCTCAAGTCCATATGGTGTTCATCCATATATTTTAATGACATGGAACGATTCAATGCGAAATACATTTACATTGGCTCATGAATTAGGGCATGCGGGGCATTTTGCAATGGCAGGTCGCTATCAAACAATCTCGAACACTAGACCGTCAAGGTACTTTATTGAGGCTCCATCAACGATGAATGAAATGCTATTGAGTCAGCATATTTTATCTCAGCCAAATGATGAGCGTATGCGTAGATGGGTTATTCTTCAATCACTAGGTACGTATTACCACAACTTTGTTACGCATGTACTTGAAGGAGAACTGCAACGCCGCGTATATGATTTAGCGGAACAAGGTAAGCCAATTACGGCTAAATTGTTAAACGAGCAAAAATTGGAGCTTCTTTCAAACTTCTGGGGAGATGCAGTTGAAATGGATGAAGGAGCAGGCTTAACGTGGATGCGTCAACCTCACTACTATATGGGGTTATATCCTTATACGTACTCTGCAGGACTAACTGCTTCTACTGCCGCAGCACAAATGATACAAGAGGAAGGTCAACCAGCTGTCGACCGTTGGTTATCCGTGCTAAAAGCAGGAGGTACACTGAAGCCACTTGACCTAATGAAACAAGCAGGTGTAGATATGTCTACCCCAGAGCCAATCAAAAAAGCAGTATCTTATGTAGGCTCACTCATCGACGAACTCGAAAAAAGCTACTAA
- a CDS encoding thermonuclease family protein, giving the protein MRKYLSFSFVFVLTIVLYGCANINTPDTENVSHEDQSTGSSFAKIEVELDRGIDGDTVSVFYNGQEESVRFLLIDTPETSHPRLGKQPFGQEAKEFTSQLIHQANTIELEFDIGANRDKYGRLLAYVYVDGKMLQEELLKEGLARVAYVYPPNTRYIDQFTALQKEAQKEGKGIWEIEDYVREDGFNSEVDESNTNTDSVSSDCNIKGNINSSSEKIYHTPDSPWYEKTKPEVMFCTEEEAIKAGFRPPKQ; this is encoded by the coding sequence ATGAGGAAATATCTATCATTTAGCTTTGTTTTTGTATTAACTATTGTTCTATATGGATGCGCCAATATAAATACTCCCGATACCGAAAATGTATCTCATGAAGATCAAAGTACAGGCTCTTCTTTTGCAAAAATTGAAGTTGAGTTAGATCGTGGAATTGACGGGGATACTGTTTCCGTATTCTATAACGGGCAGGAAGAAAGTGTTCGATTTCTTTTAATTGATACACCAGAAACGTCACATCCTCGTTTAGGAAAGCAACCCTTTGGACAAGAAGCAAAAGAATTTACAAGTCAGTTAATCCACCAGGCAAATACCATCGAACTAGAGTTTGATATTGGAGCCAATAGAGATAAGTATGGAAGGCTATTAGCCTATGTGTATGTTGATGGAAAGATGCTACAAGAGGAACTACTAAAAGAAGGACTTGCTAGAGTAGCCTACGTGTATCCGCCAAATACCCGATATATTGATCAATTTACTGCCTTGCAAAAAGAAGCTCAAAAAGAAGGTAAAGGAATTTGGGAGATAGAGGACTATGTACGAGAAGATGGATTTAATTCAGAAGTAGATGAGTCCAATACAAATACAGATTCTGTTTCATCCGATTGCAACATCAAAGGAAATATTAATTCCTCATCAGAAAAAATTTATCATACCCCTGACTCGCCATGGTATGAGAAAACAAAGCCCGAGGTCATGTTCTGCACCGAGGAGGAGGCTATTAAAGCTGGTTTCCGCCCTCCAAAACAATAA
- a CDS encoding aldehyde dehydrogenase — protein MTDYSEIYNKQRAFFRTNKTKEIDFRMKALEDLKAAVQKNEKQLIDSLKADLNKSEFDAYSTEIGFVLKEISFILSNLRPWAKPEKAKTPMTHIGSTSYIYSEPYGVALIIAPWNYPFQLSISPLIGAIAAGNCAILKPSEFTPKTSEVVAQLIKDTFPEEFVTVALGGIETSQALLKEKSDYIFFTGSVPVGKIIMEAASKNLTPITLELGGKSPCIIHKDANLKIAAKRVAWGKFTNAGQTCIAPDYLYLHKDSRDEFLTYFKDSIKELYGENSLNNENYTRIVSENHFKRLSSFLSNGETLLGGKVDTKKLLIEPTLLTNISWEDPVMQDEIFGPILPILEYSHLTEVIEGIHNHPKPLALYIFSESENVQQEVLSSVSFGGGCINDTIYHIANPYLPFGGVGPSGTGAYHGKGSFDTFSHKKSVLKQTTKFDIPLRYPNVKNGLKKIKLLLK, from the coding sequence ATGACTGACTATAGTGAAATATATAATAAACAAAGAGCGTTTTTCCGTACTAATAAGACAAAAGAAATCGACTTTCGAATGAAGGCTTTAGAAGATTTAAAAGCCGCTGTTCAAAAAAATGAAAAACAACTTATCGATTCACTTAAAGCAGATTTGAACAAGTCGGAGTTTGATGCATATTCAACAGAAATAGGATTTGTCCTTAAGGAAATCAGCTTCATACTGAGTAACTTACGTCCATGGGCTAAGCCTGAAAAAGCAAAAACACCTATGACTCATATAGGTTCAACTAGTTATATTTATTCCGAACCCTATGGAGTGGCCCTTATTATTGCACCCTGGAATTATCCTTTTCAATTATCAATTTCTCCTTTAATTGGAGCAATTGCTGCTGGGAATTGTGCCATCTTAAAGCCTTCAGAATTCACACCAAAAACCTCTGAAGTTGTAGCTCAATTAATTAAGGATACCTTCCCAGAAGAGTTTGTCACTGTAGCACTAGGTGGAATCGAAACGAGCCAAGCCCTGTTAAAAGAGAAATCAGATTATATCTTTTTTACCGGTAGTGTTCCAGTAGGAAAAATTATTATGGAGGCAGCCTCTAAAAACCTTACTCCAATTACCTTAGAGCTAGGAGGAAAAAGTCCTTGTATCATCCATAAGGATGCCAACCTTAAAATAGCTGCAAAGAGAGTAGCATGGGGTAAGTTTACAAATGCTGGCCAAACCTGCATTGCTCCTGATTATTTATATCTTCATAAAGATAGTAGAGATGAATTCCTCACATATTTTAAAGATTCGATTAAAGAGTTATATGGTGAAAATTCGCTTAATAATGAAAATTACACGCGCATCGTTAGTGAAAATCATTTTAAAAGACTTTCATCCTTTCTCTCAAATGGTGAGACCCTCCTTGGAGGAAAGGTCGACACTAAAAAGTTGCTAATTGAACCAACTTTACTAACCAATATTTCATGGGAAGATCCTGTTATGCAGGATGAAATCTTTGGCCCAATCCTACCAATCTTAGAGTATAGTCATTTAACAGAAGTCATCGAAGGCATTCATAACCATCCTAAGCCACTGGCCCTCTATATTTTTTCAGAAAGTGAAAATGTTCAACAGGAAGTACTGAGCAGTGTTTCATTTGGTGGAGGGTGTATTAATGACACAATCTACCATATCGCAAACCCTTATCTCCCATTTGGTGGTGTTGGTCCAAGCGGAACGGGTGCCTATCATGGTAAAGGAAGTTTTGATACTTTTTCACACAAAAAAAGCGTCCTAAAACAGACGACTAAGTTCGATATCCCGTTAAGGTATCCAAATGTAAAAAATGGGCTTAAAAAGATTAAACTATTACTTAAATAA
- a CDS encoding iron-containing alcohol dehydrogenase, whose translation MYKVYCRSYQGVFRVVSRILPWRDPELLEGENSLFKLPPLIKAKGINKVLIVTDQGITSIGLMNPLIERLQTEGIEFIIYDKTIPNPTIDNIEVALELYKKNNCEAIVAFGGGSPMDCAKGVGARIARPNKTIPQLKGELKVRKSIPPLFAIPTTAGTGSEATVAAIISNSKTHEKYAIIDMALMPHYAVLDPLLTVNLPTHITSTTGIDALTHAVEAYIGKSNTTETRQYSLEATKLIFENLLEAYSNGSNLSARTNMQKAAYLAGAAFTRAFVGYVHAIAHTLGGFYSIPHGLANAIVLPYVLEYYGSVVHKPLSELADHVGISEATDTTEQKSKKFIEAIKSLNQQMNIPTKVSGIVDLDIPVMVDRAFKEANPLYPVPRILDKKDLYYLYDLIKE comes from the coding sequence GTGTATAAGGTATATTGTCGATCGTATCAGGGGGTTTTTAGGGTTGTTTCACGTATTCTTCCTTGGCGTGACCCGGAGCTATTAGAAGGAGAAAATAGTTTATTTAAACTACCACCACTCATTAAAGCCAAAGGTATTAACAAGGTGCTTATTGTTACAGACCAAGGAATAACCTCCATTGGGCTAATGAATCCATTAATAGAACGTCTACAAACAGAGGGAATCGAATTTATAATCTATGATAAAACCATTCCAAACCCGACCATTGACAATATTGAAGTAGCACTAGAGCTATATAAAAAGAACAACTGTGAGGCTATCGTTGCCTTTGGAGGAGGTTCTCCGATGGACTGTGCTAAAGGTGTAGGTGCACGCATAGCCAGACCGAATAAAACCATCCCCCAATTAAAAGGGGAACTAAAGGTTCGAAAAAGCATTCCTCCACTTTTCGCAATCCCAACTACAGCTGGAACCGGTAGTGAAGCAACTGTGGCAGCTATCATTTCTAATAGTAAAACCCATGAAAAATATGCGATAATTGATATGGCCTTAATGCCACACTATGCTGTACTAGATCCTTTACTAACGGTTAACCTTCCAACACATATTACATCGACCACAGGAATAGATGCGCTTACACATGCAGTTGAGGCTTATATCGGTAAAAGCAATACGACAGAGACTAGACAATATAGTCTTGAAGCTACTAAACTGATTTTTGAAAATCTACTGGAAGCATACTCTAACGGTTCAAACCTATCTGCACGCACAAATATGCAAAAAGCCGCCTACTTAGCAGGTGCCGCGTTTACCCGTGCATTTGTCGGCTATGTGCATGCCATCGCCCATACCCTTGGAGGGTTTTATTCGATTCCGCATGGATTAGCCAATGCCATCGTATTGCCATACGTTCTTGAATACTATGGTTCAGTTGTTCATAAACCTTTATCCGAGCTAGCTGACCACGTAGGCATAAGTGAAGCAACCGACACAACTGAGCAGAAGTCTAAAAAGTTTATTGAAGCCATAAAATCCCTAAACCAACAAATGAATATACCAACTAAAGTCAGCGGCATCGTTGACCTGGATATACCAGTTATGGTTGACCGAGCTTTTAAAGAAGCCAACCCTCTATATCCTGTTCCTAGGATTTTAGATAAGAAAGATTTATACTACCTTTATGACCTTATTAAAGAATAG
- a CDS encoding MarR family transcriptional regulator — protein sequence MNDFFTLEKQLCFAVYETAGEFTRLYTSILQPFNLTYPQYLVLLALWEQDGLTVKELGEKLGLGTGTLTPMLSRMEGHGWLKKVRSTLDERKVLVHLQTKAIEQKHPITETISKEIHACKIELEEYEQLMKNLNQLHKKLRERS from the coding sequence ATGAACGATTTCTTTACGCTAGAAAAACAATTGTGCTTTGCAGTCTATGAAACAGCCGGAGAATTCACGAGATTGTATACGAGTATTCTTCAGCCCTTTAACCTAACTTATCCACAGTACCTAGTTCTGCTTGCTTTATGGGAACAAGATGGCCTCACTGTTAAAGAGTTAGGAGAAAAACTTGGCCTAGGAACAGGAACACTAACTCCCATGCTATCACGGATGGAAGGACATGGTTGGCTCAAAAAGGTTCGGTCCACTTTAGATGAACGAAAGGTTTTAGTACACCTTCAAACTAAAGCAATCGAACAAAAGCACCCTATAACAGAAACGATTTCAAAAGAAATTCACGCTTGTAAGATCGAGCTTGAAGAGTACGAACAACTTATGAAAAACTTAAACCAACTGCACAAAAAGCTAAGAGAAAGAAGCTAA
- a CDS encoding glutathione peroxidase, with protein METVFDFNVKKPNGELRSLKDFEGQPLIIVNTASKCGFTPQFKGLQELYEKYKDQGLEILGFPCDQFNNQEFENIDETTQFCQLNYGVSFPMFAKIDVNGDNADPLFSFLKTEKKGILTSNIKWNFTKFLVGRDGKVVERYAPTTEPKKIEADLLKLLG; from the coding sequence ATGGAAACTGTTTTTGATTTTAATGTGAAGAAACCAAACGGTGAACTGAGATCATTAAAGGATTTTGAAGGGCAACCCCTCATTATTGTAAATACCGCTAGTAAATGTGGATTCACACCTCAATTTAAAGGGCTTCAGGAATTATATGAAAAATACAAAGATCAAGGATTAGAGATTTTAGGATTTCCTTGTGACCAATTTAACAATCAAGAATTTGAGAATATTGATGAGACTACTCAATTTTGCCAATTAAACTATGGTGTTTCCTTCCCGATGTTTGCAAAGATTGATGTAAACGGAGACAATGCAGACCCATTATTTTCTTTTTTGAAAACAGAAAAGAAAGGCATTTTAACAAGTAACATTAAGTGGAATTTCACAAAATTCCTAGTTGGACGTGATGGAAAAGTAGTTGAACGCTATGCCCCAACTACAGAACCAAAAAAAATTGAAGCTGACCTACTAAAACTTCTAGGATAA